The following proteins come from a genomic window of Ailuropoda melanoleuca isolate Jingjing chromosome 2, ASM200744v2, whole genome shotgun sequence:
- the ADAM30 gene encoding disintegrin and metalloproteinase domain-containing protein 30, giving the protein MRSVRTLIPEGLSLPVLVLVALLVDALGEDLLFHPEWGFESYEIIIPKKLSFRGGQQGAVQQVSYLLQVKDKKYVLHLWPKRFLLPRNLKVFSFTEQEKLLEDHPYIPRDCNYIGLVEGTQDSEATLSTCTGSLRGILKIDEERYQIEPLKASSSFEHVMYLLKKEDKFQNQTCGLTNDELEKQMARSEDMARLRDYPGSYKHQKYMELALVFDHSRFLFLDSNLTRLIQDAILLTGIMDTFFRDVNMRLHLQGVEIWTHGDKLNVQQMTSQEILSTFLKYRTTTLSARISADWAHLYITSAFIHSLGWAYIGGACMEKYSGSVSSYTNLNILEASRMSAHELGHGVGMRHDTMYCQCRGKQTCIMGTGSSGFSNCSYIEYFNHVYSGAECLNNIPGLGYVVERCGNKIVEGNEECDCGSREDCKKDRCCQPDCKLTQGANCSTGLCCHNCHFRPLGYMCRKEENECDLAEYCSGISSFCPDDAYKHDGTICKSNSLCFKKRCHSRYTQCQNIFGPDAREAPDQCYHAVNLMGDQYGNCGIVGVRTYKACTRENAVCGRLQCINVKSIPELPDHTTIISTHLRAENLLCWGLGYHKSMIPMGIPDIGVISDGTPCGFDRLCVNRTCVHISVLNLDCLPKKCNHRGVCNNNQNCHCVYGWAPPFCEDVGYGGSIDSGPARRLKEEVPAPVQVVSIMLMRLIFLILSVIAVFFRRLIEQYIKPTQRETPPINIQNK; this is encoded by the coding sequence ATGAGGTCAGTAAGGACCTTAATCCCCGAAGGCCTTTCTCTCCCCGTGCTCGTCCTGGTGGCGCTCCTGGTGGACGCTCTTGGCGAGGATTTACTTTTTCACCCTGAGTGGGGATTTGAGTCCTATGAAATCATCATTCCCAAGAAGCTGAGCTTCCGGGGAGGGCAGCAGGGTGCCGTCCAGCAAGTGTCCTACCTCCTGCAGGTCAAAGACAAGAAGTATGTCCTCCACCTCTGGCCCAAGAGGTTTCTATTGCCCCGAAATCTAAAGGTTTTCTCCTTCACAGAACAGGAGAAACTCCTGGAGGATCACCCTTACATACCCAGGGACTGCAACTACATAGGCTTGGTTGAAGGAACTCAGGATTCGGAAGCTACTTTAAGTACATGCACCGGGAGTCTCCGAGGCATATTGAAAATTGATGAGGAACGTTATCAAATCGAGCCCCTCAAGGCCTCTTCCAGCTTTGAACATGTCATGTATCTCCTGAAGAAAGAGGACAAATTTCAGAATCAGACCTGTGGCTTAACTAATGATGAACTAGAAAAGCAGATGGCTCGGAGTGAGGATATGGCGAGGCTTAGGGACTATCCTGGATCCTATAAGCATCAGAAGTACATGGAACTAGCCCTGGTCTTTGATCAcagtagatttttgtttttggattccaATCTTACTCGACTCATACAGGATGCCATTCTTTTGACTGGGATTATGGACACCTTCTTTAGAGATGTCAATATGAGGCTACACTTACAAGGTGTTGAAATATGGACACATGGCGACAAATTAAATGTTCAGCAAATGACTTCACAAGAAATtctaagcacatttttaaaatatcgtACAACAACCCTTTCTGCTCGGATTTCAGCAGATTGGGCACATTTGTATATTACAAGTGCTTTTATTCATAGTCTTGGATGGGCGTATATTGGAGGTGCATGTATGGAGAAGTACAGTGGATCAGTAAGTAGTTACACAAATCTAAATATCCTTGAAGCCAGCAGAATGTCTGCTCATGAACTGGGCCATGGTGTGGGAATGAGACATGATACAATGTATTGTCAGTGTAGGGGTAAGCAAACTTGTATCATGGGCACTGGGAGTAGCGGGTTTAGTAATTGTAGTTATATCGAATATTTTAATCACGTATATTCAGGAGCAGAATGTCTAAATAATATCCCAGGACTGGGTTATGTGGTGGAGAGATGTGGAAACAAAATTGTGGAAGGCAATGAAGAATGTGATTGTGGTTCAAGAGAGGACTGTAAAAAAGACAGGTGTTGCCAGCCGGATTGTAAACTCACACAAGGTGCCAATTGTAGCACTGGGCTTTGCTGTCATAACTGTCACTTTCGTCCACTTGGGTACATGTGTCGAAAGGAAGAAAACGAATGTGACCTTGCGGAGTACTGCAGTGGAATCTCAAGTTTCTGCCCGGATGACGCTTACAAGCATGATGGAACCATTTGCAAGAGTAACTCCCTTTGTTTCAAAAAGAGGTGCCATTCCAGATATACGCAGTGCCAAAACATTTTTGGACCTGACGCCAGGGAGGCTCCTGATCAGTGCTACCACGCAGTGAATTTAATGGGTGATCAATATGGGAACTGTGGTATTGTAGGAGTCCGTACCTACAAAGCTTGTACCAGGGAAAATGCAGTGTGTGGCCGGCTACAGTGTATAAACGTCAAGAGCATCCCTGAACTGCCAGACCATACGACCATCATCTCTACGCATCTGCGAGCGGAAAATCTCCTGTGCTGGGGGCTAGGCTACCACAAATCCATGATACCCATGGGAATACCTGACATAGGTGTCATAAGTGATGGCACCCCCTGTGGTTTTGACCGGCTCTGTGTGAACAGAACTTGCGTGCATATCTCCGTCTTGAACTTGGACTGTTTACCGAAGAAGTGCAACCACCGAGGTGTTTGCAACAATAACCAAAACTGCCACTGTGTCTATGGTTGGGCCCCTCCTTTCTGCGAGGACGTGGGGTATGGAGGGAGCATTGACAGCGGGCCCGCGAGACGCCTGAAAGAGGAGGTGCCCGCCCCGGTGCAGGTTGTGTCCATTATGTTAATGCGCCTTATTTTCTTAATCCTCTCCGTGATCGCTGTGTTTTTCAGGAGGCTGATAGAACAGTATATAAAACCCACACAGAGAGAAACACCACcaattaacattcaaaataaataa